The genomic region atattattaattatttttatctgcttaaaaattgaattttgaatatttatgaAAAAACTTTAGAGTtttgttaaataaaataaaatttattttatcaaaataagtttaaaaattgagaaaaaattaatataaaagaatcgttaaaaatttaaataaaaaaaaaaggatccAATATCCCCCTTATCGCTCTATGAGGTAGACTAGATGAGTTGAAATCCATGAAACTTATGTCTAAGGCTTAACTCATCTCTGGTTGCGGACTACACTACCTCCAATCCAGTACTGACACAAATTTGATTTACTATAGCCATGGTTCACATTTAATTTGTATTAAAATCATAAttgaaaattatataataatttaaagaaaGATGGTGGTGTTTATAAATCCCAAGAGAAATGAAACATTATGGTTGTGTCCCGGCGGACGGGGCTCCAAAGTTGCGCAAtatctataattttggacaagaAATACAAGAGAgtaaaaaagggaaaatgaaagaCAAACATAGCAATTGAGACCCTGAAAACAGGTGGAACCACCTACTCTTTCTTAGTGTAGTTACGAAGTGAAATAGCCAAGCCGAGAAGCAAAAGAGGAACTAGAAATTGTAGGATCTTAATGAAGAATTCAGAGGCAGGATCGTTGGACATTTGCTGTGGGGGAATGTAGGTGCGCTTTTGCGGAACAGTTTCTGCATCAATCTCCCCAATGTAGTACTTTTCCATCATTTCTCTTGCATCCTCACTGTGCCCTATATCTTCAAAATCATTTGTGCCATCCTTCCCTGTCAATACACCCTTCATTAGTTTTACTACTCCACTATATCAACCAACTTGAATATGTTGTAAAAATGATTACCAGTTGCCGACAGCAATACTTCACCGCCTCCGGGATGATCAGCCATAAATGGTGTTACATCATACACCTACATACACCCAAATCTGTTTTTAGAGTATTTTCTTTGTATATTTGTCATTACTTCACATCCATCAAATTGTTCAAAACTAGTATTTTCCAGGTCATTACTTACTAGCGAATTGTTCAAATCTAGGGTGAATATCATCGTATATTATAAAAATGAAATAGTTTCAGTTTGGATAAACATAGATTGAAAACTAAAGCAGCACAACCATATTAGAGGCATCAAGAGTTGCACAAACTTCCACTTCTGATTTTGACTGGGTTAAAGGTGAACCAAGACACTCACAATTCAATCAAACAAAATAAAGCTATCAAAAACACTAatcaaataaaaacaaacaaagatCCCTGACCTTCCCTGAAATAATTAGCCAGCAATCTTTGTCCTTGTTATGCTTTGCAACCTCTTCAAAAGTGTGTATCTTTGATTCTGAAcccatttttgttttctttcttcaacaaATTGCTAAGCCAAAATAGGAAAAGTCCTAAAATTTGAAGCTATGGAAAGAAAGGTAGCTGAGGAAATCAAGAGCCTGCCTGCCCGCAAGATCAACAAAAGGCCTTCAAATATATTTATAGTTGAAAAGAAAAAGGGTTGGGGGATGAAACAAAGAGAGGCATCTAATTGACCGACTAGGATGGGTAAAGGGTTTATTAGTTTTCGTTCCTTCCTGagaaatttatcatttttccttTTCGTCAAATTTTTTATTCTTGAATCCATTACTTCATAAATGTCCATAGTTTTTAACCACTTTGATTCTACTTCATCTGTTTTGTTTTTGTTGATTTGTTTATTGGTGTCCTTCTGCTTCAGCTACTTCACAAAATAAAAGAATATCATATCTttattatcaacattttata from Gossypium arboreum isolate Shixiya-1 chromosome 1, ASM2569848v2, whole genome shotgun sequence harbors:
- the LOC108483555 gene encoding cytochrome b5-like; this translates as MGSESKIHTFEEVAKHNKDKDCWLIISGKVYDVTPFMADHPGGGEVLLSATGKDGTNDFEDIGHSEDAREMMEKYYIGEIDAETVPQKRTYIPPQQMSNDPASEFFIKILQFLVPLLLLGLAISLRNYTKKEYCATLEPRPPGHNHNVSFLLGFINTTIFL